The window CAATAAAACCTATGCCTTCGTTGGACTTGGCTTTAATGTTGATCGAATTTAAAGGGATGCCCGCCTTTGAGATGTTCTCTTTCATTTTTTCAATATACGGCTGAAGCTTTGGTTTTTCTGCAATGACAGTTGAATCAATGTTGACGATATCAAAGCCTTTCTGTTTCATCATCTCAACAGTCTTTGCGAGCAGGTCAATGCTTGACGCGCCTTTCCATTTCGCGTCAGTATCGGGGAAGCGCCTGCCGATGTCTCCTTCTCCCAGCGCCCCGATGATCGCATCGATTATCGCATGACAAAGCACATCCGCATCGGAATGTCCGAGCAGACCCTTTTCAAAAGGTATCTCCACCCCGCCGAGGATGAGCTTCCTTTCCTCAACCAATCTGTGCGAGTCATATCCGGTCCCTATTCTCATTATAAATTCACCTTTGCCATCAGCCACTCCGCCATCTCCATGTCCTCCGGCGTTGTGACCTTAATATTATAAGGACTGCCCGTGACAATTTTGACCCTGCCGCCGATCTTTTCTACGAGCGCGGCGTCATCCGTGGCGTATGATCCTTCAGCATATGCCGCGTCATATGCCTTTTTAATTACGCCGAAAGTAAAAGCCTGCGGGGTCTGGATTGCGCGGATGTTCTCCCGGTTCATGGTAGTGACCACAACATTGTCAGAAGAAACCTCTTTCAGCGTGTCTTTTACAGGTATGCCTGGAATGACCCCGTCAAAGTTTTCTAAATCGCTGATGAGATTTTCAATTAAGCCTTTGGGAATGAACGGCCGCACACCGTCGTGGATCAACACAATACTGCCTGGATCAATTCCTGCCCGTTCAAGAAGTTTCAGCGCGTTGTAAATGGAGTCCTGTCTTTCCTTCCCCCCCGGAGCAATTCGTTTTATCTTTGAGAGATTATGCGCCTTGACCATTTCATGCCCGTTCTCAATGTCCTCGGCACTGAGCGCAGGCACCACTTCGGAGATCAATTTTTCACTGTTGAGCCTTTTCAAAGTGTGGACCAGGAGGGGGACGCCGTTAAGGTCCGCAAAGGTTTTCTTTATTGATGCGTTGAACCTTTTACCCAGGCCGGCTG is drawn from Nitrospirota bacterium and contains these coding sequences:
- a CDS encoding 2-C-methyl-D-erythritol 2,4-cyclodiphosphate synthase; amino-acid sequence: MRIGTGYDSHRLVEERKLILGGVEIPFEKGLLGHSDADVLCHAIIDAIIGALGEGDIGRRFPDTDAKWKGASSIDLLAKTVEMMKQKGFDIVNIDSTVIAEKPKLQPYIEKMKENISKAGIPLNSINIKAKSNEGIGFIGRGEGIAAQAVCLLKVK
- the ispD gene encoding 2-C-methyl-D-erythritol 4-phosphate cytidylyltransferase, with protein sequence MIKKVIAIVPAAGLGKRFNASIKKTFADLNGVPLLVHTLKRLNSEKLISEVVPALSAEDIENGHEMVKAHNLSKIKRIAPGGKERQDSIYNALKLLERAGIDPGSIVLIHDGVRPFIPKGLIENLISDLENFDGVIPGIPVKDTLKEVSSDNVVVTTMNRENIRAIQTPQAFTFGVIKKAYDAAYAEGSYATDDAALVEKIGGRVKIVTGSPYNIKVTTPEDMEMAEWLMAKVNL